From the Nostoc sp. PCC 7107 genome, the window AACCGATTTAGAACCAGAGCAATTACAGTTACTCGCCAGCTTCTATCACGAAGAACAGGAGTATGCTATTTATACCCCCCTCGACCCCTTGCTATTTTTTGCCAGAATTACAAAAGAAGGTAATCCTGAATTACTCTCTCCCGAAGAATTTCGCCAAGTACAACCACTGCTAGAAGAACAACTTTTTAACGAAGTGGAATAAAATTTTGAAAATTCAAAATTAAAAACTAAAGTGTCACAGTTTTAGATTTTTAATGGCGAATTTTTACCAGCATAATTACGCAGGAATTTAAGCACTTTCCATAAAAAACGCGTAAAACAATTTTTCCCTGGGCGCTAACCAGAGGGGCAAAGCTCTACTCCTCTGGTTAAAATTGAATCATACCAATTCTCTGAAAACTCCCAATCAGCGCTCAATGCCTTAATGATGAATTGGTATAAATTATTTCTTGACAGTCAATTGTCATCAAGTGACTGTTAAATCTCAATTGCTGACTATTAAACAAATGCTCATGATTCAGAGCATTTCTCATTGTGATCCTTAAATATTGTCTATGACCTGGAACAATCTCTTACAGCCTGACTTGATTTTACACGGTTCAGTATTGCGATTGACAAAAGAAATTATTCAACAATATGGGCTGAAGGGACTAGTGTTAGATGTGGATGAAACTTTAGTTCCCTTTACAGTGGGGACTACTTCGCCCGAATTGAGACAATGGGTAGAAGAAATCCGCATCAATGTTGATTTGTGGTTAGTGAGCAATAACTTAAGTGAATCTCGCATTGGCAGCATTGCTCGTTCTTTGAACTTACCTTACTACTTGGGTGCAGCCAAGCCCTCTCGCCGGAAAATTAGGGCGGCTCTACAATCAATGGATTTACCTGCACATCAAGTGGGTATGGTGGGCGATCGCTTATTTACTGATGTTTTAGCTGGGAATCGTCTGGGAATGTTTACAATTCTCGTAGAACCGATTATTCACCCAGATGCTGCGCTACGTTCTCATCCTGTGAGGAATTTTGAAGTTTGGTTTTCCGAAATCTTGGGAGCCTCTATCATTTCCAAGCAAAATACAATTCACAAAAAGTAACAAATCGTCAGGAAAAGAAAGCTAAAGAAATAATTAAGGATTATTTAGAAACACAAAAAATGGGAGATTATAAGTATTAATAACATGGGGTCAGCCAAAAAAGACCCTAGTAAATAGCGAATAACTATAAACTGGTAAAGCGTCACCTTCACTATAGAAGGATTGGCGCTTTACTTTTTAGTCCAGAGTTCATAGTCTAAAAAGATGAAGTGAAGATTTTTCGATACAAAAAAGTATTTCAGACTTCATCCTAGCCTGCGGCAAGCCGCTGCGCGTCTACAGACTTCATACTTCAATAGACCATGACCAAAACGATTGTCGTCAAAATCGGCACTTCTAGCCTTACCCAACCAGAAACGGGGCAATTAGCACTTTCTACGATCGCCACTTTAACAGAAACACTGTGTAATTTAAGACAGCAGGGCAATCGAGTGATTTTAGTTTCATCTGGTGCTGTGGGTGTGGGTTGTGCCAGATTAGGCTTAACCGAACGCCCCAGAGCGATCGCGCTCAAACAGGCAGTAGCCGCAGTTGGTCAAGGGCGGTTAATGCGGATATATGATGATTTATTTACTACCTTGCAACAGCCAATTGCCCAAGTTTTGCTAACTCGCAGCGATTTAGTACAGCGTAGTCGATATCTTAACGTTTACAACACCTTTCAAGAACTCTTAGGGCTGGGTGTAATTCCGGTAGTGAATGAAAATGACACCGTGGCCGTAGAGGAACTGAAATTTGGTGATAACGATACCCTGTCAGCATTGGTGGCTAGTTTAGTAGAAGCAGATTGGCTGTTTTTACTCACCGACGTAGACAGATTATACTCAGCCGATCCCCGTTCTGTACCCGATGCCAAACCAATTTCCTTGGTCAGTAATATTAAAGAATTAGCACAACTGCAAATCCAAACAGGCGGTCAAGGTTCACAATGGGGTACTGGTGGGATGGTAACAAAAATCTCCGCCGCCCGAATTGCGATCGCCGCAGGAGTGCGAACAGTAATCACCCAAGGGCGATTTCCGCGCAATCTGGAAAAAATTTTACAAGGGGAACCTTTAGGGACGCACTTTGAACCGCAACCAGAACCCACATCAGCTAGGAAACGCTGGATAGCTTATGGTTTAGTCCCATCTGGTAAATTGTATTTAGATCCCGGTGCGATCGCTGCAATATCCCAAGCCGGAAAATCATTATTAGCCGCAGGTATCAAAACAGTAGAAGGAGAATTTGACAACCAAGCGGCTGTGCAGTTGTGCGATACTAACGGCAACGAAATTGCCAGAGGACTAGTAAACTACACCAGCGATGAATTGCAAAAAATCTCTGGTCGTCACTCCAGAGAAATTCCCGAAATTTTAGGGTATGTTGGCACAGATACCGTAGTGCATCGAGATAACTTGGTTTTGACTTAAATAGAATTAGAATATCGGGAAAGTATAGATACATACAAATGGTACAAATAATCGCTGCGGAGAAGATGACGCTCTATGATTTGGAGCAGCGTTTCAAATTGCAACAAACGCAAGATGAGTCATTTTTCTCTGAATGGCAAGAAAGTTTACCTGAGCCAACTGATACTGAAAAACAGCGGCTTGTAAGAGTAGAGGCCATAGTTGCTAATTTAGAACGCCGTTCTTTGCTAGAAAATACAGTTAAGCTGGCTGTGGTTGCTCCCTTATTGGATTTATCAGGGCTGTTTTTGCCTCCGTTTTACGTCAGCACAGAAGACTCAGTAGAAATTGCTGCTACTGATGAGGACATCGTAGTCTGGGGGCGAATTGATGTCCTAGTTCTTAAAGAGCAACTTTGGGTATTAGTGATTGAATCAAAACGGGCAGAATTTTCACTAAAAGTCGTTATCCCACAAGTATTGTCCTATATGCTGGCGGCTCCAAACGGTAATCTTCCCCGTTATGGGCTTGTTACCAATGGCACAGATTTCATATTTTTGAAACTCCTTTGTCAAGATGTGCCAAGATATGGGCGATCGCGCCAGTTTATCTTAAGACAAGATCATGACCTATATCGAGTGCTGCAAATCTTAAAGCGATTGGCTGAGATTGTTGGACAAGACCATTTGGATTAAGTACGAGCTAAAAGAGGAGCCGCAGCTAGTAGTGTTTGAGTATAAGGATGTTGTGGATTGGCAAAAATTTGTTTTGTTGGGCCGAGTTCAACGATTTTGCCGCCATTCATTACCGCAATGCGATCGCACAAAAATCGTGCTAACCACAAGTCATGAGTAATAAATAGATAAGTTAACTCAAATTCTTCTTTTAACTGCAACATCAAATCCAACACCTGCGATTGCACACTTGCATCTAACATACTCACAGGTTCATCGCAAATCAACAGTTTAGGACGAGTAATTAAAGCCCGTGCGATCGCTACCCGTTGCTGCTGTCCGCCAGATAAATCTGATGGGTAACGTCGATAATAAACTTCTGGCGGTGTTAACCCAACTTTTTGTAACATCCACAATACTTCTTCTTTGGCTTTTGCTGCATCAGCCAGATTGTGAATTAACAAAGGATCACCTATACTTTGCCCTACAGTCATCGCTGGATTTAGACAAGCATGAGGGTCTTGAAACACCATTTGCATCTGTCGGCGGGAGGAGCGAATTTCTTGCCGTGATAGCTTGGTTAAATCCTGTCCCAAAAATTCTACTTTGCCAGATGTCGGACGAATTAACTGTAAAATAGTCCGCGACAGTGTACTTTTACCACAGCCCGACTCACCAACTAAGCCTAAAATTTCTCCTTGGTAGAGTTCAAGGTTAATACCATCTACAGCTTTAATTGTTTGATTCTCAGCTTTAAACAATCGTTCAATCAAATTAGGCTCTATGGTGTAGTGTTGCTTGAGTTCTGTAACCCGTAAAAGTGGAGATGGGGAAATCTTGTCCTCATTACCTAAACCCCAGTCCTCCGTTACCTCATCCACAGATTGAATATGCAAAGCGGCTTGCAGAAGCGATCGCGTATATTCATGTTGAGGATTGCCAAATACTGATGTCGTCGCCCCCATTTCTACCATTTTGCCGCGGTACATTACACCAATGCGATCGCAATATTCCGCTACCATTGCCAAATCGTGAGAAATCAGCAGCAGCGCCATATTTTCTTCCGCACACAGACGCGTTAATTCTTGTAAAATCTGGGCTGAGACAGTCACATCTAAACTAGTGGTAGGTTCATCAGCCACAATTAATTTAGGATTGAGGAGGAGAGCGAGGGCGATCGCTACCCGTTGTCGCATCCCACCACTAAACTCATGCGGATACTGACTCCACCGACTCGCCGGGATTTTTACCTTTGCCAAAGTCGCCAGTGCTTTTTCCTTTGCTTCCTTGGCGGATAATTCTGGGGAATGTGCTTGAAGCGTTTCGATGCAATGCTTACCAATAGTCATCAACGGGTCAAGACGCGTCATTGGGTCTTGGAAAATTAATGCTACTACTTCCCCACGAAATTTCCGCAACTGAGTTGGTGTTAAATCAAATACTGGCTGTCCTTGAAAAGTTACTCGTCCCTCTATCTTGCTGGATAACGGTAACAACCGCATTACCGCCCTTCCCAAAGTAGATTTACCACAACCAGACTCCCCCACCAAACCCATTCTTTCCCCAGGTTGTAGTGTAAAAGATACATCGTCCACAGCCCAACTGAGTTCTTCCCCACCACGCTGAGGATAAGCAACTCGTAAATTTTCTATACAAAATAAAGCTTCACTCATATTTATTTATCAGCCTAGAGCTACCAGCTAGAATAATTTCAAATTTTAGCTAGTGTATCAAATTCCCTAAAGTTCCTGCTCCCAGTGGCTGTTAAAATGCACAAAATTCTCAACCCTAAACTAAAAAGGCGCTCTCCGCAAGGAGAGCGCCTTTCATTCACACATTAATTATTGCTTCTAGGTCAGATGATTAACCGTTGATAGCAGGAGCGGAGATAGCAACAGGAGCAACATCACCAGCAGCCAAATCTAAGGGGAAGTTGTGAGCATTGCGCTCGTGCATTACTTCCATACCCAAGTTAGCGCGGTTGATGATATCAGCCCAGGTGTTGATAACGCGACCTTGAGAGTCAATCACTGATTGGTTGAAGTTGAAACCGTTCAAGTTGAACGCCATTGTGCTTACGCCCAATGCGGTGAACCAGATGCCGATTACAGGCCATGCAGCTAGGAAGAAGTGCAAGGAACGGCTGTTGTTGAAGGACGCGTATTGGAAAATCAAGCGACCGAAGTAACCGTGGGCTGCAACGATGTTGTAGGTTTCTTCTTCTTGTCCGAATTTGTAACCGTAGTTTTGCGATTCGTTTTCGGTTGTTTCACGAACTAAGGAGGAAGTTACCAAGCTTCCGTGCATTGCAGAGAACAAGCTACCACCGAATACACCAGCTACTCCTAACATGTGGAAGGGGTGCATCAAGATGTTGTGTTCTGCTTGGAACACGATCATGAAGTTGAAGGTTCCAGAGATACCCAAGGGCATACCATCAGAGAAGGAACCTTGTCCGATTGGGTAGATCAAGAATACTGCTGTTGCTGCTGCTACGGGGGCGGAGAATGCTAGGCAGATCCAAGGACGCATTCCTAAGCGGTAGGATAGTTCCCATTCACGTCCTAAGTAGCAGAATACGCCGATTAGGAAGTGGAATATTACCAATTGGTAAGGGCCGCCGTTGTACAACCACTCGTCTAAGGATGCTGCTTCCCAAATTGGGTAGAAGTGCAAGCCAATTGCGTTGGAGGAAGGTACTACTGCACCAGAGATGATGTTGTTTCCGTATAGTAAGGAACCAGCAACGGGTTCACGGATACCATCGATGTCTACTGGGGGTGCGGCGATGAAGGCGATTACGAAGCAGGTGGTTGCAGCCAGCAAGGTTGGGATCATTAGCACGCCGAACCAGCCGATGTATAGGCGGTTGTTGGTGCTGGTGATCCACTCGCAGAACTGTTCCCATACGTTGGCGCTTTTGCGCTGTTGTAAGGTTGCTGTCATGTCTTTATGATTGCGTTTGTTATGAATGTTTCAGGTGTTTTTACCTGTTGTTACATATCTTAAAGGTATCTATTGCTTTTTGTAAAGGGGTTTCAGAAATATTTACTTAACAAAGCCATAAGTTAAATTTATAACTACTGGTAGAGACTGTTTTGGCTCTAAAAATTGTAGGGTGAGCTTTGGAAAAATCTATCGCTCACCCCAAGAGGGTTATTCAGGAATTGTGTAATATTGTGAGAGATTAACGATCGCACAATCTTTAAGACTGCGCCCTCATTAACATCACCAGCAGCAAGCAAGCATCTGCATATCATACTGACGATTCAGATATAGTCAGTCGGTTACTTCGGCTTCAAAATCAACTTGGCGGTACAAATCAGCGATCGCTATTTCGACATTCACCGATTCTAATAGCAATCTGTCACCCAAATTATAATCAGACAATACCCATTTTCCCTGTTCGTTGCGGCGAAAGACTTCTACACCAGGTTGTGCTACTTGTACTAAGACATATTCTTGCAAGGTGGGACATTGACGATACGCAGCAAACTTCTTACCCCGATCAGCTGCTTCCGTTGATGGTGATAACACTTCAATAATTAAGCAGGGAAAGTTGATGAATTGTGGATCATCATCGCGATCGTCGCAAGTCACCACCACATCAGGATAAAAATACTTCTGCCCCGGTTTTACCTGCACTTTTACATCTACAATGTAGACTTCACAAGAGCGATCGCCTAGGGCATCATCTAAAAGCTTCGAGAAATTGAGAGAAACTCGATTGTGGTTGCGCGTACCGCCACTCATGGCGATAACTTCACCATCCCAATATTCGTAGCGTTGTTCTTGGGTGGGTTCCCAAGCCAGGTATTCCTCCGCGCTCATTAAAATGTGATCGGGTAAAGCAACCATCATTTAATCCTTTTTCAGAGAATCAAATATCAATATTTTCATAGATATCGATGATTGGAATATGAGCATCAAAAGTATTCAAAGACAGGGTGACATGAGGATCATAGTATTCTGAGAGTAGCCATTGATTAGCAGCAGTTTTCACATAATGTTCTACATTAATATTGTATTGATCGATGAGTAGATATTCGCAGAAACTCTCAATGGTACGGTATGCCGAAAACTTTTCGCCGTGATCGTAATCTTGTGTTGATTTAGAAAGAACTTCAGCAATCAAACAAGGATTGATCACTGTATCACTACGTCCTGTTTGTAGTTGTAAAGGTTTTTCTACAACCATGACATCAGGATAAGTATAGATATTCCGATTGGGAACCCAAAGGCGTTGATCAGTGGCAAAAATACGGTAGGGTTTGCCGCGTAAACTAGATTTTAAAAGGGCAGCAAGGTTAATTGCTAATTCATTATTGTCAGGAGTACCGCCAGTCATGGGAATAATTGCTCCGTTACGATACTCGCTACGCGTTTGGGAGGCAATTTCCAGTTCAAGATACTCCTGGGATGTGTAGATTTTTGGTTCAAGTGCCTGTGTCATAGTTTAATTTTAACTTTGATGACCAGTTGCGATCGCCCTGAGCATAAATTATTACCTTTGCTCAACTAACTGTCAGGCTAAAGGCTGATTTTCCTAAGATGCGATCGCTGTTCACATCTATTAAACTATAGCCGCACTTTTGTTACTGAATTGGGGCTGTTGATAAGCAGATACAATTGCCTTGAACTTATCAGCATACTGATAAATTTCATTAACATTATCTATAGAAACTTTCTCCGAAACTTTATTGCCATTTGTATCTAGAGAAAAAATCTCTAACTTTTTAGAATTAGAGTTATTAAAATAAAAACGAACAATCTGTCTCCAACTATTCCCGTCTAGCAGAATATTACAATAACTAGCTGTATCTTTGTGTGTTATCCTTGCTGGCTCTACTACTTGGCACAAAATCGACTTAAGAATGTAATATCCCTCTTTTTCTTCATCTGAAAAATCAGTTTGTTTAGTTGTCAGTTCTGTTTCTGTTTGTGGTTCCGTTGGGATGGGAGTTTCTTGTTTTGTTTTTGAACGTCCTGTTGCTTCGTCTAAAAGACTTTCAATTTCCTCTCGAATAAATTCCTTAATAGCCCTTTGTGTATATCCAGTAAACTCGTCTTTCAATTGGCCTACAAAATTATTTTCAGGACATAACTCTTTAAAAAAATATTTAACAAACTCGCTCTTAGGTTCTTCAACTTGTTTTTTGAGCAGAGCCTTGATCCCACCAACATATTTTAGCTCTGAAGCGGCTGTAATAGCTTCAGCAACGTTAAATGCTGATTTAGTTAACTTAGAAAATTCACGGATTGCTGATTCATTTAAATTTAGTAAATTTAATTCTAAAAAGGGAGTTTTATCCATTTTATTAGTCCTTTCCAAATCAGCATAGAATTTGTATATTACTCCATCTGTTAATACACCAATTCGCGCGTCAGTCGCCATAAAATAAGCAAATAACTGACTCCATTCACGATCATTTTTAAAATCAGTACCGTAGCGTTTACACTCAATCAGAATTGCTGGTTGCCCATTTTGAAATATTGCATAATCTAGTTTGTAATTTGTCGAAGCCCCCACATTTGCATCATATTCAGGCATGACTTCATCTGGGTTAAAGGCATCATACCCTAAGATTTGCTGAATAAAAGGCATGATGAGGAAGTGCTTTGTAGCTTCTTCGGTTTTGATGCTGCCTAATTTTGCAGGAATTGTAGATGCAAAGGCTCTGACTTGATCAACAAAATCCATGATGCAATACTCCAAGATGATGCCAATGTGGACTGTAATGTTATAGTTCACACAAAATCTTAAGAAATAACAGAATTTTGAATGAAACCTATGATTTAAGCTGATGCTCTTAATCTTGTGAGTCTTGAGCTTTCTAATGAGGCGATGTTGCGTGAAAATTTGCTCAAGCCTAGATCACTCACCAAGAATTTCTGGTGAAAAAACGGATCTGCTGGGAGAATACACCAGCATAATTAACCTTTGTAGTTTTGAGCGATCGCCTGTCCCTGATCTCTAGCGATTACTTTCTTCATGTCCACATTCGGTGAACATTAGTATAAGCATCAAATTTTGTATCCCTACTAACGATAATTAAGGAGTGATTAACCGCCTGTGCGATTAGCATCCGATCAAATGGATCACCATGATGTAGCGGAAGATTACAGACTAAAACTGTATCATCAAACGAGATTCCCAATATGAGAATATCTGAAGCTTCAATTGCAGAACCTATAGTTTCATAGCTGCTTTGCAATGATAATTTGCCAAGTTTTAATTTGATAGCAATTTCCCAAAGACTAGCTATGCTTAGATAAACCACATCTGCGTTATCAATTATCGCCCTCAGATCATCTCTAAGGTTAGAGTCATTTTCAGTCAGCCAGATAAAGGCATGAGTATCTAACAGAAAATTACTCATTCCATATATTCCTGAAAATCTGAGAGAGGTTCATCAAAATCATCCGGTAAAGGTAAAATAAAAGTGCCTTTTAAGATGCCAGAACGGCGCTTTTTTCGTAATGAACTGTCCTGAGAACTAGTTTTTGAATAATTCTCAACTAAATATTTGGCATAATGCAAGAGTTCTTGTTTTAGTGGCTCTGGCATTTGCTCTAGTGTTTGTAAAATTTCTGTATCAACAGTCATAGCTTTTTTCTGGCGGATTGATCAAACTTTTGGTATTTAGATGGAGATTGCTTACCTACCCCAATGAGCAGAGATACATATCTTAAATAGTAAATAATAATCGGGTTTTACTCAGTCACATTCTTAATTAAATCATGCTCTTTAGCGATCACTCTTAATGCACTTGTTTGTGAAAATTTATTCAAGCCTCGCCTACCCAGCAAGAATTTACGGTGAAAAAACTGATCTGGGTGGATAATAAAGCATAATTAACCTTTATAGCTTCGAGCAGTCGCCATCAGCCAAGATGGTTGAGACTCAAAGCTTGTGATTCAACTTAAGTAATTGACTATGAGTACAGCAAATATTACGCCAGCGCTACGTGTGGGAGTATTAGGTTTCGGTGGACTCGGACAAGCAGCCGCCAAGGTACTTGCTGGTAAACGAGAAATGACTTTAGTCGCAGTGGCAGATCAAAAAGGTTACGCCTACGCTGCTGAAGGTTTAAATTTTCAAGAAAACATTGCCGCTTATCAGTCTCAAGGTTCAGTAGGTTATTTAGAACCAGTTGGTACATTAACCAACAATAGTATTCAAGATTTAATCGATAGCGCCCAACCTGTAGACGGGTATTTTTTAGCTTTACCCAACCTACCCAATGACTTTATTCCATCTGTAGCCAGACAGTTTATTCAATCTGGTTGGCGTGGTGTGTTAGTCGATGCAATCAAGCGCACCAGTGCGGTAGAACAGCTAATTGCCATGAAAGCAGAACTGCAAGCAGCAGGTATTACCTACATGACAGGCTGTGGTGCAACACCAGGACTCTTAACCGCTGCTGCGGCTTTAGCAGCCCAAAGCTATGCCGAAATTCACAAAGTAGAAATTACCTTTGGTGTAGGTATTGCCAACTGGGAAGCTTACCGCGCCACCGTGAGGGAAGATATTGGTCATATGCCTGGTTATACCGTAGAAGTTGCGCGGGCAATGACTGATGCAGAGGTAGAAACATTATTAGATAAAACAAACGGCGTGCTTACCTTAGAGAACATGGAACACGCTGATGATGTGATGTTAGAGTTAGCCGGAATTGTATCACGCGATCGCGTGACTGTAGGTGGTGTAGTTGATACCCGCAATCCCAAAAAACCTCTCAGCACCAACGTTAAAGTTACTGGGCGCACCTTTGAAGGTAAGATTTCCACCCATACCTTTACATTAGGAGATGAAACTAGCATGGCAGCAAACGTCTGCGGCCCTGCTTTTGGTTATCTCAAAGCTGGTATGCAACTACATCAACGTGGCATTTACGGCATATTCACCGCTGCCGAAATCATGCCTCAATTTGTGAAATAAGCGACTAGAGGTATCCCTGTCAAGGTAGATAAAAATTCTCCGAAACTTACCATATCTCTTTTCTCTGTGTCTTTTTTAGTTAAATAAATAGCGGATAGAGAAACAAGAGATGTTTCGAGTTACCTTGACAGGGCTAATGATCGCACTTACAAAAGACTTGACACAGAAGCAATTCGAGAAGTTGTTCATGTTATAAGCCGGCGTTATAACACCGCAGATATCTGGTAAGTTGTGCGCCTCAAAGGAGATTCAGAACTTGGCTCAACCAGAAGAAAATCTTCAAAGTAGTTCATACAAAACAATTTTAGTGTTAGCATCCAGCCCAACAAATGGAGCTAGATTACGCCTAGATCAAGAAGTGCGAGAAATT encodes:
- a CDS encoding YqeG family HAD IIIA-type phosphatase, which codes for MTWNNLLQPDLILHGSVLRLTKEIIQQYGLKGLVLDVDETLVPFTVGTTSPELRQWVEEIRINVDLWLVSNNLSESRIGSIARSLNLPYYLGAAKPSRRKIRAALQSMDLPAHQVGMVGDRLFTDVLAGNRLGMFTILVEPIIHPDAALRSHPVRNFEVWFSEILGASIISKQNTIHKK
- the proB gene encoding glutamate 5-kinase; translation: MTKTIVVKIGTSSLTQPETGQLALSTIATLTETLCNLRQQGNRVILVSSGAVGVGCARLGLTERPRAIALKQAVAAVGQGRLMRIYDDLFTTLQQPIAQVLLTRSDLVQRSRYLNVYNTFQELLGLGVIPVVNENDTVAVEELKFGDNDTLSALVASLVEADWLFLLTDVDRLYSADPRSVPDAKPISLVSNIKELAQLQIQTGGQGSQWGTGGMVTKISAARIAIAAGVRTVITQGRFPRNLEKILQGEPLGTHFEPQPEPTSARKRWIAYGLVPSGKLYLDPGAIAAISQAGKSLLAAGIKTVEGEFDNQAAVQLCDTNGNEIARGLVNYTSDELQKISGRHSREIPEILGYVGTDTVVHRDNLVLT
- a CDS encoding type I restriction endonuclease subunit R — encoded protein: MVQIIAAEKMTLYDLEQRFKLQQTQDESFFSEWQESLPEPTDTEKQRLVRVEAIVANLERRSLLENTVKLAVVAPLLDLSGLFLPPFYVSTEDSVEIAATDEDIVVWGRIDVLVLKEQLWVLVIESKRAEFSLKVVIPQVLSYMLAAPNGNLPRYGLVTNGTDFIFLKLLCQDVPRYGRSRQFILRQDHDLYRVLQILKRLAEIVGQDHLD
- a CDS encoding ABC transporter ATP-binding protein, translating into MSEALFCIENLRVAYPQRGGEELSWAVDDVSFTLQPGERMGLVGESGCGKSTLGRAVMRLLPLSSKIEGRVTFQGQPVFDLTPTQLRKFRGEVVALIFQDPMTRLDPLMTIGKHCIETLQAHSPELSAKEAKEKALATLAKVKIPASRWSQYPHEFSGGMRQRVAIALALLLNPKLIVADEPTTSLDVTVSAQILQELTRLCAEENMALLLISHDLAMVAEYCDRIGVMYRGKMVEMGATTSVFGNPQHEYTRSLLQAALHIQSVDEVTEDWGLGNEDKISPSPLLRVTELKQHYTIEPNLIERLFKAENQTIKAVDGINLELYQGEILGLVGESGCGKSTLSRTILQLIRPTSGKVEFLGQDLTKLSRQEIRSSRRQMQMVFQDPHACLNPAMTVGQSIGDPLLIHNLADAAKAKEEVLWMLQKVGLTPPEVYYRRYPSDLSGGQQQRVAIARALITRPKLLICDEPVSMLDASVQSQVLDLMLQLKEEFELTYLFITHDLWLARFLCDRIAVMNGGKIVELGPTKQIFANPQHPYTQTLLAAAPLLART
- the psbA gene encoding photosystem II q(b) protein — its product is MTATLQQRKSANVWEQFCEWITSTNNRLYIGWFGVLMIPTLLAATTCFVIAFIAAPPVDIDGIREPVAGSLLYGNNIISGAVVPSSNAIGLHFYPIWEAASLDEWLYNGGPYQLVIFHFLIGVFCYLGREWELSYRLGMRPWICLAFSAPVAAATAVFLIYPIGQGSFSDGMPLGISGTFNFMIVFQAEHNILMHPFHMLGVAGVFGGSLFSAMHGSLVTSSLVRETTENESQNYGYKFGQEEETYNIVAAHGYFGRLIFQYASFNNSRSLHFFLAAWPVIGIWFTALGVSTMAFNLNGFNFNQSVIDSQGRVINTWADIINRANLGMEVMHERNAHNFPLDLAAGDVAPVAISAPAING
- a CDS encoding Uma2 family endonuclease — translated: MVALPDHILMSAEEYLAWEPTQEQRYEYWDGEVIAMSGGTRNHNRVSLNFSKLLDDALGDRSCEVYIVDVKVQVKPGQKYFYPDVVVTCDDRDDDPQFINFPCLIIEVLSPSTEAADRGKKFAAYRQCPTLQEYVLVQVAQPGVEVFRRNEQGKWVLSDYNLGDRLLLESVNVEIAIADLYRQVDFEAEVTD
- a CDS encoding Uma2 family endonuclease; the encoded protein is MTQALEPKIYTSQEYLELEIASQTRSEYRNGAIIPMTGGTPDNNELAINLAALLKSSLRGKPYRIFATDQRLWVPNRNIYTYPDVMVVEKPLQLQTGRSDTVINPCLIAEVLSKSTQDYDHGEKFSAYRTIESFCEYLLIDQYNINVEHYVKTAANQWLLSEYYDPHVTLSLNTFDAHIPIIDIYENIDI
- a CDS encoding type I restriction endonuclease codes for the protein MDFVDQVRAFASTIPAKLGSIKTEEATKHFLIMPFIQQILGYDAFNPDEVMPEYDANVGASTNYKLDYAIFQNGQPAILIECKRYGTDFKNDREWSQLFAYFMATDARIGVLTDGVIYKFYADLERTNKMDKTPFLELNLLNLNESAIREFSKLTKSAFNVAEAITAASELKYVGGIKALLKKQVEEPKSEFVKYFFKELCPENNFVGQLKDEFTGYTQRAIKEFIREEIESLLDEATGRSKTKQETPIPTEPQTETELTTKQTDFSDEEKEGYYILKSILCQVVEPARITHKDTASYCNILLDGNSWRQIVRFYFNNSNSKKLEIFSLDTNGNKVSEKVSIDNVNEIYQYADKFKAIVSAYQQPQFSNKSAAIV
- a CDS encoding type II toxin-antitoxin system VapC family toxin, whose product is MSNFLLDTHAFIWLTENDSNLRDDLRAIIDNADVVYLSIASLWEIAIKLKLGKLSLQSSYETIGSAIEASDILILGISFDDTVLVCNLPLHHGDPFDRMLIAQAVNHSLIIVSRDTKFDAYTNVHRMWT
- a CDS encoding DUF2281 domain-containing protein, which gives rise to MTVDTEILQTLEQMPEPLKQELLHYAKYLVENYSKTSSQDSSLRKKRRSGILKGTFILPLPDDFDEPLSDFQEYME